CGTCGGCCCCGAGGGCTCTGGCGCGGCGCAGCTTGTCGTCCGAGCTCGAGGTGACGAAGACCCGGGCGCCGCACAGCTTGCCGATCTGGACCGCGGCCGACGCCACCCCACCGCCGGCCCCGAGGATCAGGAGATCTTCGGCCGGCCGGAGCGCGGCCTGGCTGACGAGCATCCGCCAGGCCGTCATGTTGACGAGGATGAACGCCGCCGCGTCCTCGAACGCGACGTGGTCGGGGAGCGGCAGCAGGTTGGCGGCTGGCGCCACCACGAACTCGGCCAGGCCGCCGGGCACGTGCTCGCCGAGGATGCGGTAGCGCACGCACATCGAGTCCTCGCCCTTGACGCACCACTCGCAGGTGCCACAGGAGAGGCTCGGATTCACGGCCACCCGCGCCCCCGCCGCCACGCCGGTCACGCCGGAGCCGAGGCCGGCCACTTCGCCCGCGATGTCGCAGCCGGTCCAGAACGGCAGCGGGGTCTTGAGAGCCGGCATGCCCCCGAGGACCCAGAGGTCCAGATGATTCAACCCGCA
The sequence above is a segment of the Candidatus Methylomirabilota bacterium genome. Coding sequences within it:
- a CDS encoding zinc-binding dehydrogenase yields the protein CGLNHLDLWVLGGMPALKTPLPFWTGCDIAGEVAGLGSGVTGVAAGARVAVNPSLSCGTCEWCVKGEDSMCVRYRILGEHVPGGLAEFVVAPAANLLPLPDHVAFEDAAAFILVNMTAWRMLVSQAALRPAEDLLILGAGGGVASAAVQIGKLCGARVFVTSSSDDKLRRARALGADEGVNYTTTDWTKAVRDWTGRRGVDVVLDDVGAATWAGSIRALANGGRLVTCGSTTGPKGETDIPVVFWKQLRIIGSTMANRREFRDVMGQLFAGRLRPIVDRTFPLAETAAALAFLRQGQQFGKVVVVV